In Archocentrus centrarchus isolate MPI-CPG fArcCen1 chromosome 24, fArcCen1, whole genome shotgun sequence, one DNA window encodes the following:
- the LOC115774242 gene encoding sterile alpha motif domain-containing protein 12-like — protein MGLSKGASSWSVAEVLEWMQAQYPTQMALLHKAVIKHDITGRVLLRLKDHQLALLGVEDEEQQQEILQDLLLLRVQEEINELTDICSDFLQEAQ, from the exons ATGGGTCTGTCAAAGGGGGCGTCGTCATGGTCGGTGGCAGAAGTGCTGGAGTGGATGCAGGCACAGTACCCCACTCAGATGGCCCTACTCCATAAAGCTGTAATCAAACATGACATAACAG GGCGTGTCTTGCTGAGACTAAAGGACCATCAACTGGCGCTTCTTGGGGTGgaggatgaggagcagcagcaagaaATCTTGCaggacctcctcctcctccgcgtTCAGGAAGAAATCAATGAGCTTACTGACATCTGCTCTG ACTTTCTCCAAGAAGCACAGTGA